A DNA window from Gigantopelta aegis isolate Gae_Host chromosome 4, Gae_host_genome, whole genome shotgun sequence contains the following coding sequences:
- the LOC121371463 gene encoding uncharacterized protein LOC121371463 — protein sequence MTTPALLPSFDHLVSMAEKHLDPLLESFWRKFPCPPPWKPSLLEKVNWTGCVGESVGQQLKMFMVDKCRLDFGHDNASDGTDDDLGEEMAPDPCDISCKVMVVMACLLVSICFTAGVVYFCRRRVSIKARATDRDSQESIQSEQTDVRPYSSCHYASAPVIDRIEGDTSAIRLGDLMISQPVCELPPSFFPSAVLWPQQQQQLQQQQQEQQQQPRSRNVDLAKRELPAIPHICDDVGHYYTESSHPYEYIDDSDSVGDRRFNNSRDGHHFCTCDYAGYGSSESNNSDPDALRIPLRSAQRRSVLNESVPQRNYILQPNLLDLNSVVPMPRERTSRHIFYEDDRDSSPHAEHRCTSFVPAPSIPPSVPPRQARSKNYTSHYDDDFKDCDFIKPRENDSRGGRGDTETPKTNNMVDNLLWLDDELQFDTTHRRSVNLMPAQYL from the exons ATGACGACACCAGCGCTCCTACCAAGTTTTGACCATCTCGTGTCGATGGCGGAAAAACATCTTGATCCGCTTCTGGAATCCTTCTGGCGGAAATTCCCTTGTCCTCCGCCATGGAAGCCCAGCCTGTTGGAGAAAGTCAACTGGACTGGGTGTGTGGGCGAGAGTGTGGGGCAGCAGCTGAAGATGTTTATGGTTGACAAGTGTAGGCTAGACTTTGGTCACGACAACGCCTCTGACGGGACCGATGACGACCTTGGCGAGGAAATGGCTCCTGACCCCTGTGATATCTCATGCAAGGTCATGGTCGTGATGGCCTGTCTGCTTGTGTCGATCTGCTTTACGGCAGGTGTCGTCTACTTTTGCCGCAG ACGTGTCTCTATAAAAGCCCGCGCCACTGACCGAGACAGCCAGGAGTCGATCCAGTCGGAGCAGACGGACGTTAGACCGTACTCCAGCTGTCACTACGCCTCAGCACCTGTGATTGACAGGATAGAAGGG GATACTTCAGCCATACGTCTGGGTGACTTGATGATCAGTCAACCCGTGTGTGAACTTCCACCGAGTTTCTTCCCTTCCGCCGTCCTGTGGccgcagcagcagcagcagctgcagcagcagcagcaggagcagcagcagcagcctcGCAGTAGAAATGTCGACCTTGCCAAAAGGGAGCTTCCCGCTATACCACACATCTGTGACGACGTCGGCCACTACTACACCGAGTCCTCACACCCGTACGAATACATCGACGACTCGGACTCGGTGGGAGACAGACGGTTCAACAACTCCAGAGACGGGCACCACTTCTGTACCTGCGACTACGCCGGATACGGAAGTTCCGAAAGTAATAACAGTGACCCGGATGCGCTACGGATTCCTTTGAGAAGTGCGCAGAGGCGGAGTGTTTTAAATGAATCTGTTCCACAGAGGAATTACATACTGCAGCCCAATTTACTGGATTTGAACTCGGTTGTGCCGATGCCTCGAGAACGTACTTCGAGACACATATTTTACGAAGACGATAGAGATAGTTCCCCCCATGCTGAACATCGCTGTACCAGTTTTGTGCCAGCTCCTTCTATTCCACCGTCAGTGCCACCAAGACAAGCGAGGTCTAAAAACTATACGAGTCATTATGATGACGATTTCAAAGATTGTGATTTCATCAAACCGCGTGAGAATGACAGCAGGGGAGGAAGAGGTGATACGGAAACCCCAAAGACAAACAACATGGTTGACAACCTCTTGTGGTTGGATGACGAGTTGCAGTTTGACACTACACACAGACGATCTGTTAACCTAATGCCGGCTCAGTATTTATGA